The Doryrhamphus excisus isolate RoL2022-K1 chromosome 1, RoL_Dexc_1.0, whole genome shotgun sequence genome includes a window with the following:
- the pecam1b gene encoding platelet endothelial cell adhesion molecule isoform X4, translating into MDYLLLLASMLVSNYFHLWRGVDAQPGFTIRDINISLEPSPDVARGTNVTVRCQALVSSSGSETLGREYKIFKDGITVYTKTISSPDHLLYRLPDARVSNTGKYKCLISIEGRTMTSDTKKLTVQGLSEPQLHFNKGVVSEGEELTARCTAPGETGSIIFYFYDDTKEILEERVSSNLSEVKLHFNSVGIHKLFCSYTILVTPYSFRSNRSQPLTLSVKELLIMPVLEIFPNNNIYEGDRLDILCTIRNLAYNSGEVHLYLSRGTQLLSRGDTNVNHSMIALAKDSEEFECRLEMGKVIKVDTKTVPVTELFSVPTLTMVPREVFQKENMTLTCRSSSYASERLHRDKLMYSLDLPGSFLIPKSTGVFSVKALLYDFNYTCIAQAKGIRKHSKPLTVRPKVTVSAPRISVVGRAVLGRPFKVLCRSDIGSLPINYTLFKEYDQLSTASVKLPFEQALFTVTIDQPDQINKFMCEAKNSPKEAPLSKRLDAAVVVPLSHPVLTIIPNLPEIAEGDHVLMICGVRGTPPITFKWYYDGNDLPFFTTTSDKNNTDYQIQAMSRDQGGTYYCEAINHANNVVRSAPVIIEGKMERVDISVWSERPPQAANDEESSMVSNEPDVEYTEVVHPQQADHSRVPLRKGTETVYSELQNAALGAGDRHDYGSVEYADLNGEQAKMNDCQPQRNHCQDVPVPVD; encoded by the exons ATGGATTACCTCCTGCTGCTTGCCTCCATGCTCGTATCCAACT ACTTTCATCTTTGGAGAGGCGTGGACGCTCAGCCGG GGTTCACGATTCGGGACATCAACATTTCACTTGAGCCCAGTCCAGACGTGGCGCGGGGCACCAACGTGACCGTGAGGTGCCAGGCGCTGGTCAGCAGCTCCGGCTCAGAGACACTGGGTCGCGAGTACAAAATCTTCAAGGACGGCATCACCGTGTACACGAAGACCATCAGCAGCCCAGACCACCTCCTGTACCGCCTCCCTGACGCCCGAGTGTCCAATACGGGGAAGTACAAGTGCCTGATCAGCATTGAAGGCAGGACCATGACCAGCGACACCAAGAAGCTCACCGTACAAG GTCTGTCAGAACCACAGCTTCATTTTAACAAGGGCGTGGTCAGTGAGGGGGAGGAGCTAACGGCCAGATGCACGGCGCCGGGTGAGACGGGTTCCATCATATTCTACTTCTATGACGACACCAAGGAGATCCTGGAGGAGCGGGTCAGCTCCAACCTGTCGGAAGTCAAACTTCACTTCAACAGCGTCGGCATCCATAAGTTGTTCTGTTCTTACACCATCCTGGTGACGCCGTACTCCTTCAGGTCCAACAGAAGCCAACCTCTCACGCTTTCAGTCAAAG AGCTTTTGATCATGCCAGTGTTGGAGATTTTCCCCAACAACAACATCTACGAAGGAGACAGACTTGACATCTTGTGCACCATCAGAAACTTGGCGTACAACTCTGGAGAAGTCCACCTCTACCTGAGCAGAGGCACCCAGCTTCTCAGCAGGGGGGACACCAACGTCAACCACAGTATGATCGCTTTGGCCAAGGACTCTGAGGAGTTTGAGTGCAGACTGGAAATGGGAAAGGTCATCAAGGTTGACACAAAAACTGTTCCGGTGACTG AGCTCTTCTCGGTACCCACTCTGACCATGGTCCCCAGAGAGGTCTTTCAAAAGGAGAACATGACACTAACCTGCAGAAGCAGCAGCTACGCTTCAGAGAGGCTCCACAGGGACAAGTTGATGTACAGTCTGGATCTGCCAGGAAGCTTTCTGATCCCCAAGAGCACCGGGGTCTTCTCTGTCAAGGCTCTTCTCTACGATTTCAACTACACGTGCATCGCTCAGGCCAAAGGCATCCGCAAACACAGCAAACCGCTGACGGTCCGTCCCaaag TCACGGTCTCAGCGCCAAGGATCTCCGTGGTTGGCAGGGCGGTGCTGGGCAGACCCTTCAAGGTCCTTTGTAGGTCGGACATCGGCAGCCTGCCCATAAACTACACCCTGTTTAAGGAGTACGATCAGCTGAGCACAGCCAGCGTCAAACTCCCCTTTGAGCAAGCGCTCTTCACCGTCACCATCGACCAGCCGGACCAGATCAACAAGTTCATGTGCGAGGCCAAGAACAGTCCCAAGGAAGCGCCGCTCAGCAAGCGACtggatgctgctgttgttg TGCCGTTGTCACATCCCGTCCTCACCATCATCCCCAACCTGCCAGAAATCGCCGAAGGAGACCATGTCCTCATGATATGTGGCGTTAGAGGCACCCCGCCCATCACTTTTAAGTGGTACTACGATGGGAACGATCTACCTTTCTTCACCACCACCTCAGACAAGAACAATACAGACTACCAGATCCAAGCCATGTCCAGAGACCAAGGTGGTACCTACTACTGTGAGGCCATCAATCACGCCAACAATGTGGTCCGCAGTGCACCGGTCATCATCGAGG GGAAGATGGAGAGGGTGGACATCAGTGTGTGGAGTGAGCGACCGCCTCAGGCAG CCAACGACGAGGAGAGCAGCATGGTGTCCAATGAGCCTGACGTGGAGTACACGGAAGTGGTGCATCCCCAGCAAGCGGACCACTCCAGGG TTCCGCTGAGAAAAGGCACGGAAACCGTTTACAGTGAACTCCAGAACGCCGCACTTG
- the pecam1b gene encoding platelet endothelial cell adhesion molecule isoform X1 produces the protein MDYLLLLASMLVSNYFHLWRGVDAQPGFTIRDINISLEPSPDVARGTNVTVRCQALVSSSGSETLGREYKIFKDGITVYTKTISSPDHLLYRLPDARVSNTGKYKCLISIEGRTMTSDTKKLTVQGLSEPQLHFNKGVVSEGEELTARCTAPGETGSIIFYFYDDTKEILEERVSSNLSEVKLHFNSVGIHKLFCSYTILVTPYSFRSNRSQPLTLSVKELLIMPVLEIFPNNNIYEGDRLDILCTIRNLAYNSGEVHLYLSRGTQLLSRGDTNVNHSMIALAKDSEEFECRLEMGKVIKVDTKTVPVTELFSVPTLTMVPREVFQKENMTLTCRSSSYASERLHRDKLMYSLDLPGSFLIPKSTGVFSVKALLYDFNYTCIAQAKGIRKHSKPLTVRPKVTVSAPRISVVGRAVLGRPFKVLCRSDIGSLPINYTLFKEYDQLSTASVKLPFEQALFTVTIDQPDQINKFMCEAKNSPKEAPLSKRLDAAVVVPLSHPVLTIIPNLPEIAEGDHVLMICGVRGTPPITFKWYYDGNDLPFFTTTSDKNNTDYQIQAMSRDQGGTYYCEAINHANNVVRSAPVIIEVRLALWKKALIVGFCLLVASILVVVCVLCFRSKRGRREAAAELSVKPSSPKSDDSLTVSLTRDTEVYTEAPGKMERVDISVWSERPPQAANDEESSMVSNEPDVEYTEVVHPQQADHSRVPLRKGTETVYSELQNAALGAGDRHDYGSVEYADLNGEQAKMNDCQPQRNHCQDVPVPVD, from the exons ATGGATTACCTCCTGCTGCTTGCCTCCATGCTCGTATCCAACT ACTTTCATCTTTGGAGAGGCGTGGACGCTCAGCCGG GGTTCACGATTCGGGACATCAACATTTCACTTGAGCCCAGTCCAGACGTGGCGCGGGGCACCAACGTGACCGTGAGGTGCCAGGCGCTGGTCAGCAGCTCCGGCTCAGAGACACTGGGTCGCGAGTACAAAATCTTCAAGGACGGCATCACCGTGTACACGAAGACCATCAGCAGCCCAGACCACCTCCTGTACCGCCTCCCTGACGCCCGAGTGTCCAATACGGGGAAGTACAAGTGCCTGATCAGCATTGAAGGCAGGACCATGACCAGCGACACCAAGAAGCTCACCGTACAAG GTCTGTCAGAACCACAGCTTCATTTTAACAAGGGCGTGGTCAGTGAGGGGGAGGAGCTAACGGCCAGATGCACGGCGCCGGGTGAGACGGGTTCCATCATATTCTACTTCTATGACGACACCAAGGAGATCCTGGAGGAGCGGGTCAGCTCCAACCTGTCGGAAGTCAAACTTCACTTCAACAGCGTCGGCATCCATAAGTTGTTCTGTTCTTACACCATCCTGGTGACGCCGTACTCCTTCAGGTCCAACAGAAGCCAACCTCTCACGCTTTCAGTCAAAG AGCTTTTGATCATGCCAGTGTTGGAGATTTTCCCCAACAACAACATCTACGAAGGAGACAGACTTGACATCTTGTGCACCATCAGAAACTTGGCGTACAACTCTGGAGAAGTCCACCTCTACCTGAGCAGAGGCACCCAGCTTCTCAGCAGGGGGGACACCAACGTCAACCACAGTATGATCGCTTTGGCCAAGGACTCTGAGGAGTTTGAGTGCAGACTGGAAATGGGAAAGGTCATCAAGGTTGACACAAAAACTGTTCCGGTGACTG AGCTCTTCTCGGTACCCACTCTGACCATGGTCCCCAGAGAGGTCTTTCAAAAGGAGAACATGACACTAACCTGCAGAAGCAGCAGCTACGCTTCAGAGAGGCTCCACAGGGACAAGTTGATGTACAGTCTGGATCTGCCAGGAAGCTTTCTGATCCCCAAGAGCACCGGGGTCTTCTCTGTCAAGGCTCTTCTCTACGATTTCAACTACACGTGCATCGCTCAGGCCAAAGGCATCCGCAAACACAGCAAACCGCTGACGGTCCGTCCCaaag TCACGGTCTCAGCGCCAAGGATCTCCGTGGTTGGCAGGGCGGTGCTGGGCAGACCCTTCAAGGTCCTTTGTAGGTCGGACATCGGCAGCCTGCCCATAAACTACACCCTGTTTAAGGAGTACGATCAGCTGAGCACAGCCAGCGTCAAACTCCCCTTTGAGCAAGCGCTCTTCACCGTCACCATCGACCAGCCGGACCAGATCAACAAGTTCATGTGCGAGGCCAAGAACAGTCCCAAGGAAGCGCCGCTCAGCAAGCGACtggatgctgctgttgttg TGCCGTTGTCACATCCCGTCCTCACCATCATCCCCAACCTGCCAGAAATCGCCGAAGGAGACCATGTCCTCATGATATGTGGCGTTAGAGGCACCCCGCCCATCACTTTTAAGTGGTACTACGATGGGAACGATCTACCTTTCTTCACCACCACCTCAGACAAGAACAATACAGACTACCAGATCCAAGCCATGTCCAGAGACCAAGGTGGTACCTACTACTGTGAGGCCATCAATCACGCCAACAATGTGGTCCGCAGTGCACCGGTCATCATCGAGG TACGCCTGGCCTTGTGGAAGAAAGCGCTGATCGTTGGCTTCTGTCTGCTGGTGGCGTCCATActggtggtggtgtgtgtgctgtgcttcAGGTCCAAGAGAG GGAGAAGGGAGGCAGCTGCTGAATTGTCAGT AAAGCCTTCGAGCCCTAAATCAGATGACTCTTTAACAGTGAGTCTAACCCGTGACACAGAGGTCTATACAGAAGCCCCAG GGAAGATGGAGAGGGTGGACATCAGTGTGTGGAGTGAGCGACCGCCTCAGGCAG CCAACGACGAGGAGAGCAGCATGGTGTCCAATGAGCCTGACGTGGAGTACACGGAAGTGGTGCATCCCCAGCAAGCGGACCACTCCAGGG TTCCGCTGAGAAAAGGCACGGAAACCGTTTACAGTGAACTCCAGAACGCCGCACTTG
- the pecam1b gene encoding platelet endothelial cell adhesion molecule isoform X2 produces MDYLLLLASMLVSNYFHLWRGVDAQPGFTIRDINISLEPSPDVARGTNVTVRCQALVSSSGSETLGREYKIFKDGITVYTKTISSPDHLLYRLPDARVSNTGKYKCLISIEGRTMTSDTKKLTVQGLSEPQLHFNKGVVSEGEELTARCTAPGETGSIIFYFYDDTKEILEERVSSNLSEVKLHFNSVGIHKLFCSYTILVTPYSFRSNRSQPLTLSVKELLIMPVLEIFPNNNIYEGDRLDILCTIRNLAYNSGEVHLYLSRGTQLLSRGDTNVNHSMIALAKDSEEFECRLEMGKVIKVDTKTVPVTELFSVPTLTMVPREVFQKENMTLTCRSSSYASERLHRDKLMYSLDLPGSFLIPKSTGVFSVKALLYDFNYTCIAQAKGIRKHSKPLTVRPKVTVSAPRISVVGRAVLGRPFKVLCRSDIGSLPINYTLFKEYDQLSTASVKLPFEQALFTVTIDQPDQINKFMCEAKNSPKEAPLSKRLDAAVVVPLSHPVLTIIPNLPEIAEGDHVLMICGVRGTPPITFKWYYDGNDLPFFTTTSDKNNTDYQIQAMSRDQGGTYYCEAINHANNVVRSAPVIIEVRLALWKKALIVGFCLLVASILVVVCVLCFRSKRGKMERVDISVWSERPPQAANDEESSMVSNEPDVEYTEVVHPQQADHSRVPLRKGTETVYSELQNAALGAGDRHDYGSVEYADLNGEQAKMNDCQPQRNHCQDVPVPVD; encoded by the exons ATGGATTACCTCCTGCTGCTTGCCTCCATGCTCGTATCCAACT ACTTTCATCTTTGGAGAGGCGTGGACGCTCAGCCGG GGTTCACGATTCGGGACATCAACATTTCACTTGAGCCCAGTCCAGACGTGGCGCGGGGCACCAACGTGACCGTGAGGTGCCAGGCGCTGGTCAGCAGCTCCGGCTCAGAGACACTGGGTCGCGAGTACAAAATCTTCAAGGACGGCATCACCGTGTACACGAAGACCATCAGCAGCCCAGACCACCTCCTGTACCGCCTCCCTGACGCCCGAGTGTCCAATACGGGGAAGTACAAGTGCCTGATCAGCATTGAAGGCAGGACCATGACCAGCGACACCAAGAAGCTCACCGTACAAG GTCTGTCAGAACCACAGCTTCATTTTAACAAGGGCGTGGTCAGTGAGGGGGAGGAGCTAACGGCCAGATGCACGGCGCCGGGTGAGACGGGTTCCATCATATTCTACTTCTATGACGACACCAAGGAGATCCTGGAGGAGCGGGTCAGCTCCAACCTGTCGGAAGTCAAACTTCACTTCAACAGCGTCGGCATCCATAAGTTGTTCTGTTCTTACACCATCCTGGTGACGCCGTACTCCTTCAGGTCCAACAGAAGCCAACCTCTCACGCTTTCAGTCAAAG AGCTTTTGATCATGCCAGTGTTGGAGATTTTCCCCAACAACAACATCTACGAAGGAGACAGACTTGACATCTTGTGCACCATCAGAAACTTGGCGTACAACTCTGGAGAAGTCCACCTCTACCTGAGCAGAGGCACCCAGCTTCTCAGCAGGGGGGACACCAACGTCAACCACAGTATGATCGCTTTGGCCAAGGACTCTGAGGAGTTTGAGTGCAGACTGGAAATGGGAAAGGTCATCAAGGTTGACACAAAAACTGTTCCGGTGACTG AGCTCTTCTCGGTACCCACTCTGACCATGGTCCCCAGAGAGGTCTTTCAAAAGGAGAACATGACACTAACCTGCAGAAGCAGCAGCTACGCTTCAGAGAGGCTCCACAGGGACAAGTTGATGTACAGTCTGGATCTGCCAGGAAGCTTTCTGATCCCCAAGAGCACCGGGGTCTTCTCTGTCAAGGCTCTTCTCTACGATTTCAACTACACGTGCATCGCTCAGGCCAAAGGCATCCGCAAACACAGCAAACCGCTGACGGTCCGTCCCaaag TCACGGTCTCAGCGCCAAGGATCTCCGTGGTTGGCAGGGCGGTGCTGGGCAGACCCTTCAAGGTCCTTTGTAGGTCGGACATCGGCAGCCTGCCCATAAACTACACCCTGTTTAAGGAGTACGATCAGCTGAGCACAGCCAGCGTCAAACTCCCCTTTGAGCAAGCGCTCTTCACCGTCACCATCGACCAGCCGGACCAGATCAACAAGTTCATGTGCGAGGCCAAGAACAGTCCCAAGGAAGCGCCGCTCAGCAAGCGACtggatgctgctgttgttg TGCCGTTGTCACATCCCGTCCTCACCATCATCCCCAACCTGCCAGAAATCGCCGAAGGAGACCATGTCCTCATGATATGTGGCGTTAGAGGCACCCCGCCCATCACTTTTAAGTGGTACTACGATGGGAACGATCTACCTTTCTTCACCACCACCTCAGACAAGAACAATACAGACTACCAGATCCAAGCCATGTCCAGAGACCAAGGTGGTACCTACTACTGTGAGGCCATCAATCACGCCAACAATGTGGTCCGCAGTGCACCGGTCATCATCGAGG TACGCCTGGCCTTGTGGAAGAAAGCGCTGATCGTTGGCTTCTGTCTGCTGGTGGCGTCCATActggtggtggtgtgtgtgctgtgcttcAGGTCCAAGAGAG GGAAGATGGAGAGGGTGGACATCAGTGTGTGGAGTGAGCGACCGCCTCAGGCAG CCAACGACGAGGAGAGCAGCATGGTGTCCAATGAGCCTGACGTGGAGTACACGGAAGTGGTGCATCCCCAGCAAGCGGACCACTCCAGGG TTCCGCTGAGAAAAGGCACGGAAACCGTTTACAGTGAACTCCAGAACGCCGCACTTG
- the pecam1b gene encoding platelet endothelial cell adhesion molecule isoform X5 — translation MDYLLLLASMLVSNYFHLWRGVDAQPGFTIRDINISLEPSPDVARGTNVTVRCQALVSSSGSETLGREYKIFKDGITVYTKTISSPDHLLYRLPDARVSNTGKYKCLISIEGRTMTSDTKKLTVQGLSEPQLHFNKGVVSEGEELTARCTAPGETGSIIFYFYDDTKEILEERVSSNLSEVKLHFNSVGIHKLFCSYTILVTPYSFRSNRSQPLTLSVKELLIMPVLEIFPNNNIYEGDRLDILCTIRNLAYNSGEVHLYLSRGTQLLSRGDTNVNHSMIALAKDSEEFECRLEMGKVIKVDTKTVPVTELFSVPTLTMVPREVFQKENMTLTCRSSSYASERLHRDKLMYSLDLPGSFLIPKSTGVFSVKALLYDFNYTCIAQAKGIRKHSKPLTVRPKVTVSAPRISVVGRAVLGRPFKVLCRSDIGSLPINYTLFKEYDQLSTASVKLPFEQALFTVTIDQPDQINKFMCEAKNSPKEAPLSKRLDAAVVVPLSHPVLTIIPNLPEIAEGDHVLMICGVRGTPPITFKWYYDGNDLPFFTTTSDKNNTDYQIQAMSRDQGGTYYCEAINHANNVVRSAPVIIEVRLALWKKALIVGFCLLVASILVVVCVLCFRSKRGGVPRYDGMEGRATNGTRASAVSLPADISNRSSFSIPATV, via the exons ATGGATTACCTCCTGCTGCTTGCCTCCATGCTCGTATCCAACT ACTTTCATCTTTGGAGAGGCGTGGACGCTCAGCCGG GGTTCACGATTCGGGACATCAACATTTCACTTGAGCCCAGTCCAGACGTGGCGCGGGGCACCAACGTGACCGTGAGGTGCCAGGCGCTGGTCAGCAGCTCCGGCTCAGAGACACTGGGTCGCGAGTACAAAATCTTCAAGGACGGCATCACCGTGTACACGAAGACCATCAGCAGCCCAGACCACCTCCTGTACCGCCTCCCTGACGCCCGAGTGTCCAATACGGGGAAGTACAAGTGCCTGATCAGCATTGAAGGCAGGACCATGACCAGCGACACCAAGAAGCTCACCGTACAAG GTCTGTCAGAACCACAGCTTCATTTTAACAAGGGCGTGGTCAGTGAGGGGGAGGAGCTAACGGCCAGATGCACGGCGCCGGGTGAGACGGGTTCCATCATATTCTACTTCTATGACGACACCAAGGAGATCCTGGAGGAGCGGGTCAGCTCCAACCTGTCGGAAGTCAAACTTCACTTCAACAGCGTCGGCATCCATAAGTTGTTCTGTTCTTACACCATCCTGGTGACGCCGTACTCCTTCAGGTCCAACAGAAGCCAACCTCTCACGCTTTCAGTCAAAG AGCTTTTGATCATGCCAGTGTTGGAGATTTTCCCCAACAACAACATCTACGAAGGAGACAGACTTGACATCTTGTGCACCATCAGAAACTTGGCGTACAACTCTGGAGAAGTCCACCTCTACCTGAGCAGAGGCACCCAGCTTCTCAGCAGGGGGGACACCAACGTCAACCACAGTATGATCGCTTTGGCCAAGGACTCTGAGGAGTTTGAGTGCAGACTGGAAATGGGAAAGGTCATCAAGGTTGACACAAAAACTGTTCCGGTGACTG AGCTCTTCTCGGTACCCACTCTGACCATGGTCCCCAGAGAGGTCTTTCAAAAGGAGAACATGACACTAACCTGCAGAAGCAGCAGCTACGCTTCAGAGAGGCTCCACAGGGACAAGTTGATGTACAGTCTGGATCTGCCAGGAAGCTTTCTGATCCCCAAGAGCACCGGGGTCTTCTCTGTCAAGGCTCTTCTCTACGATTTCAACTACACGTGCATCGCTCAGGCCAAAGGCATCCGCAAACACAGCAAACCGCTGACGGTCCGTCCCaaag TCACGGTCTCAGCGCCAAGGATCTCCGTGGTTGGCAGGGCGGTGCTGGGCAGACCCTTCAAGGTCCTTTGTAGGTCGGACATCGGCAGCCTGCCCATAAACTACACCCTGTTTAAGGAGTACGATCAGCTGAGCACAGCCAGCGTCAAACTCCCCTTTGAGCAAGCGCTCTTCACCGTCACCATCGACCAGCCGGACCAGATCAACAAGTTCATGTGCGAGGCCAAGAACAGTCCCAAGGAAGCGCCGCTCAGCAAGCGACtggatgctgctgttgttg TGCCGTTGTCACATCCCGTCCTCACCATCATCCCCAACCTGCCAGAAATCGCCGAAGGAGACCATGTCCTCATGATATGTGGCGTTAGAGGCACCCCGCCCATCACTTTTAAGTGGTACTACGATGGGAACGATCTACCTTTCTTCACCACCACCTCAGACAAGAACAATACAGACTACCAGATCCAAGCCATGTCCAGAGACCAAGGTGGTACCTACTACTGTGAGGCCATCAATCACGCCAACAATGTGGTCCGCAGTGCACCGGTCATCATCGAGG TACGCCTGGCCTTGTGGAAGAAAGCGCTGATCGTTGGCTTCTGTCTGCTGGTGGCGTCCATActggtggtggtgtgtgtgctgtgcttcAGGTCCAAGAGAG GCGGAGTGCCACGCTATGATGGCATGGAGGGGAGGGCGACCAATGGGACACGAGCTAGCGCCGTGTCGCTTCCCGCTGACATCAGCAACAGGAGCAGCTTCAGTATTCCAGCCACAGTGTAG
- the pecam1b gene encoding platelet endothelial cell adhesion molecule isoform X3 yields the protein MDYLLLLASMLVSNYFHLWRGVDAQPGFTIRDINISLEPSPDVARGTNVTVRCQALVSSSGSETLGREYKIFKDGITVYTKTISSPDHLLYRLPDARVSNTGKYKCLISIEGRTMTSDTKKLTVQGLSEPQLHFNKGVVSEGEELTARCTAPGETGSIIFYFYDDTKEILEERVSSNLSEVKLHFNSVGIHKLFCSYTILVTPYSFRSNRSQPLTLSVKELLIMPVLEIFPNNNIYEGDRLDILCTIRNLAYNSGEVHLYLSRGTQLLSRGDTNVNHSMIALAKDSEEFECRLEMGKVIKVDTKTVPVTELFSVPTLTMVPREVFQKENMTLTCRSSSYASERLHRDKLMYSLDLPGSFLIPKSTGVFSVKALLYDFNYTCIAQAKGIRKHSKPLTVRPKVTVSAPRISVVGRAVLGRPFKVLCRSDIGSLPINYTLFKEYDQLSTASVKLPFEQALFTVTIDQPDQINKFMCEAKNSPKEAPLSKRLDAAVVVPLSHPVLTIIPNLPEIAEGDHVLMICGVRGTPPITFKWYYDGNDLPFFTTTSDKNNTDYQIQAMSRDQGGTYYCEAINHANNVVRSAPVIIEVRLALWKKALIVGFCLLVASILVVVCVLCFRSKRGRREAAAELSVKPSSPKSDDSLTVSLTRDTEVYTEAPGGVPRYDGMEGRATNGTRASAVSLPADISNRSSFSIPATV from the exons ATGGATTACCTCCTGCTGCTTGCCTCCATGCTCGTATCCAACT ACTTTCATCTTTGGAGAGGCGTGGACGCTCAGCCGG GGTTCACGATTCGGGACATCAACATTTCACTTGAGCCCAGTCCAGACGTGGCGCGGGGCACCAACGTGACCGTGAGGTGCCAGGCGCTGGTCAGCAGCTCCGGCTCAGAGACACTGGGTCGCGAGTACAAAATCTTCAAGGACGGCATCACCGTGTACACGAAGACCATCAGCAGCCCAGACCACCTCCTGTACCGCCTCCCTGACGCCCGAGTGTCCAATACGGGGAAGTACAAGTGCCTGATCAGCATTGAAGGCAGGACCATGACCAGCGACACCAAGAAGCTCACCGTACAAG GTCTGTCAGAACCACAGCTTCATTTTAACAAGGGCGTGGTCAGTGAGGGGGAGGAGCTAACGGCCAGATGCACGGCGCCGGGTGAGACGGGTTCCATCATATTCTACTTCTATGACGACACCAAGGAGATCCTGGAGGAGCGGGTCAGCTCCAACCTGTCGGAAGTCAAACTTCACTTCAACAGCGTCGGCATCCATAAGTTGTTCTGTTCTTACACCATCCTGGTGACGCCGTACTCCTTCAGGTCCAACAGAAGCCAACCTCTCACGCTTTCAGTCAAAG AGCTTTTGATCATGCCAGTGTTGGAGATTTTCCCCAACAACAACATCTACGAAGGAGACAGACTTGACATCTTGTGCACCATCAGAAACTTGGCGTACAACTCTGGAGAAGTCCACCTCTACCTGAGCAGAGGCACCCAGCTTCTCAGCAGGGGGGACACCAACGTCAACCACAGTATGATCGCTTTGGCCAAGGACTCTGAGGAGTTTGAGTGCAGACTGGAAATGGGAAAGGTCATCAAGGTTGACACAAAAACTGTTCCGGTGACTG AGCTCTTCTCGGTACCCACTCTGACCATGGTCCCCAGAGAGGTCTTTCAAAAGGAGAACATGACACTAACCTGCAGAAGCAGCAGCTACGCTTCAGAGAGGCTCCACAGGGACAAGTTGATGTACAGTCTGGATCTGCCAGGAAGCTTTCTGATCCCCAAGAGCACCGGGGTCTTCTCTGTCAAGGCTCTTCTCTACGATTTCAACTACACGTGCATCGCTCAGGCCAAAGGCATCCGCAAACACAGCAAACCGCTGACGGTCCGTCCCaaag TCACGGTCTCAGCGCCAAGGATCTCCGTGGTTGGCAGGGCGGTGCTGGGCAGACCCTTCAAGGTCCTTTGTAGGTCGGACATCGGCAGCCTGCCCATAAACTACACCCTGTTTAAGGAGTACGATCAGCTGAGCACAGCCAGCGTCAAACTCCCCTTTGAGCAAGCGCTCTTCACCGTCACCATCGACCAGCCGGACCAGATCAACAAGTTCATGTGCGAGGCCAAGAACAGTCCCAAGGAAGCGCCGCTCAGCAAGCGACtggatgctgctgttgttg TGCCGTTGTCACATCCCGTCCTCACCATCATCCCCAACCTGCCAGAAATCGCCGAAGGAGACCATGTCCTCATGATATGTGGCGTTAGAGGCACCCCGCCCATCACTTTTAAGTGGTACTACGATGGGAACGATCTACCTTTCTTCACCACCACCTCAGACAAGAACAATACAGACTACCAGATCCAAGCCATGTCCAGAGACCAAGGTGGTACCTACTACTGTGAGGCCATCAATCACGCCAACAATGTGGTCCGCAGTGCACCGGTCATCATCGAGG TACGCCTGGCCTTGTGGAAGAAAGCGCTGATCGTTGGCTTCTGTCTGCTGGTGGCGTCCATActggtggtggtgtgtgtgctgtgcttcAGGTCCAAGAGAG GGAGAAGGGAGGCAGCTGCTGAATTGTCAGT AAAGCCTTCGAGCCCTAAATCAGATGACTCTTTAACAGTGAGTCTAACCCGTGACACAGAGGTCTATACAGAAGCCCCAG GCGGAGTGCCACGCTATGATGGCATGGAGGGGAGGGCGACCAATGGGACACGAGCTAGCGCCGTGTCGCTTCCCGCTGACATCAGCAACAGGAGCAGCTTCAGTATTCCAGCCACAGTGTAG